Proteins from a genomic interval of Nocardia sp. BMG51109:
- a CDS encoding aromatic acid exporter family protein, translated as MTPATSLRIEAVRDSGRDRLRTASRRLRRSALPIVQCAVGAALAWFLAHRVVGHPQPFFAPMAAVISMGVSFGARLRRSVELVAGVAVGIGIGDFFIARVGAGTWQIALVVAIAMAIAIFLDGGAIIPMQAASSAVLVATLMPPHTGGGANRMIDALIGGLVGILVVAVIPLHPVRRARQQAADILSVVGTSLVDCAEGLHEQDPEKIRAALESARGTQPQIDGLRSALEGGREVSRISPLYWNSRKRLEAVRAAADPLDNVVRNTRVLLRRALTLVRDDEILDPRLVDEVEELGKAVDVVRRYMLADPGEQPDAAESTRVVRRVAKGATKDLVDGAGLSAHVVFAQLRSIVVDLMQVCGVQRLSAIALLPTTVRNPYVPPED; from the coding sequence GTGACTCCCGCGACATCGCTCCGGATCGAGGCTGTCCGCGACAGCGGGCGGGACCGCCTGCGCACCGCGTCCCGGCGCCTGCGCCGCTCCGCGCTGCCGATCGTGCAGTGCGCCGTCGGCGCCGCGCTGGCCTGGTTCCTGGCGCACCGTGTGGTCGGCCACCCGCAGCCGTTCTTCGCGCCGATGGCCGCCGTCATCTCGATGGGCGTGTCGTTCGGGGCGCGGCTGCGGCGGTCGGTGGAGCTGGTGGCCGGCGTCGCGGTCGGCATCGGCATCGGCGACTTCTTCATCGCCCGGGTCGGCGCGGGCACCTGGCAGATCGCCCTGGTGGTCGCGATCGCGATGGCGATCGCGATCTTCCTCGACGGCGGTGCGATCATCCCGATGCAGGCGGCCAGTTCCGCGGTGCTGGTGGCGACGCTGATGCCGCCGCACACCGGCGGCGGCGCCAACCGCATGATCGACGCCCTGATCGGCGGGCTGGTCGGCATCCTGGTCGTGGCCGTCATCCCGCTGCATCCGGTGCGGCGCGCCCGCCAGCAGGCCGCCGACATCCTGTCGGTGGTCGGCACGTCGCTCGTCGACTGTGCCGAGGGGCTGCACGAGCAGGACCCCGAAAAGATCCGGGCGGCACTGGAATCGGCCCGCGGCACGCAGCCGCAGATCGACGGGCTGCGCAGCGCGCTGGAGGGCGGCCGCGAGGTCAGCCGCATCTCGCCGCTGTACTGGAATTCGCGGAAGCGGCTGGAGGCCGTCCGCGCCGCCGCCGATCCGCTCGACAACGTCGTGCGCAACACCCGCGTGCTGCTGCGCCGCGCGCTGACGCTGGTGCGCGACGACGAGATTCTCGACCCGCGGCTGGTCGACGAGGTGGAGGAACTCGGCAAGGCGGTGGACGTGGTGCGCCGCTACATGCTCGCCGACCCGGGCGAGCAGCCCGACGCCGCGGAGTCGACGCGGGTGGTGCGCCGGGTCGCCAAGGGCGCCACCAAGGATCTGGTGGACGGGGCCGGGCTGTCGGCGCACGTGGTGTTCGCCCAGTTGCGTTCCATCGTGGTCGATCTCATGCAGGTGTGCGGGGTGCAGCGGCTGTCGGCGATCGCGTTGCTGCCGACGACCGTGCGGAACCCCTATGTGCCGCCGGAGGACTGA
- a CDS encoding DUF3151 domain-containing protein, with product MTSFGDLLGPQPVLLPELPDVEDALADNQDPVQVAAAHPTASLAWAQLAEDALDRATAAGTDLDGASPIGHDVIAAYAFARTGYHRGLDLLRRNGWKGFGPVPWSHEPNRGFLRAVGALARAARAIGESDEYARCLDLLEDCDPRAAAELGLD from the coding sequence ATGACCTCCTTCGGCGATCTGCTCGGACCCCAGCCGGTTTTGCTCCCCGAACTCCCCGATGTGGAGGATGCGCTGGCGGATAACCAGGACCCGGTCCAGGTGGCCGCCGCGCACCCGACCGCGTCGCTCGCCTGGGCCCAGCTGGCCGAGGACGCACTGGACCGCGCCACCGCCGCGGGCACCGATCTGGACGGCGCGAGCCCGATCGGCCACGACGTGATCGCCGCCTACGCCTTCGCCCGCACCGGCTACCACCGCGGCCTGGACCTGTTGCGCCGCAACGGCTGGAAGGGCTTCGGCCCGGTGCCGTGGAGCCACGAGCCCAACCGCGGCTTCCTGCGTGCCGTCGGCGCGCTGGCCCGGGCGGCCCGCGCCATCGGCGAGTCGGACGAGTACGCCCGCTGCCTGGACCTGCTCGAGGACTGCGATCCGCGGGCCGCGGCCGAACTGGGCCTGGACTGA